DNA sequence from the Armigeres subalbatus isolate Guangzhou_Male chromosome 1, GZ_Asu_2, whole genome shotgun sequence genome:
aaataggatagaatagttaaagatacttttgttttctgttagatatttctaacaaaacactgaagagctttgaagaaaactaaatacgtatttgtcgactcagaacgaGGTGTAGTAAGCATCTCAAATAGATGCGAGCAaagcataggattgccaatccagagatggcgagctcgatttCGGTCTGGTCAAAGATGTTTTCGTGGAAACTTTTCGacaccctggacatagtgtatccattgtcttgccacacaagatacatactaatgaCTGATGAAGTGctatagaatactaagttgaaaagcagatcaagttccagttgatgTAGAaccattaaagaagaagaagtaagcgttaatagaaaaaaaatgtatagacTTAAtcatttattcttcttcttcttcttcttattggcattacatacccacactaggacagagccgcctcgcagcttagtgttcattaagcacttccacagttattaactgcgaggtttctagcaagttaccattttgatctgtatatcatgaggctaacacgatgatacttttatgccagggaagtcgagacaatttccaatccgaaaattgcctagaccggcaccgggaatcgaacccagccaccctcagcatggttttgctttgtagccgcgcgtcttaccgcacggctaaggagggcccataatCATTTATTAGTTTATTTGTCTATATGATACATCAACAGGCTGTATTGGCCCCAATGATGCTTACTtataattaattacaaaatgCGAAATTACTTTCTATGGTCAAGTATCATTATCAACTATTCCTAAAAAAGAACTGAACCTTTCGCGAATTAGTTGACGGGACAAGTTAAAATCAAAAAGAGATGCAACTCTGTTGAATAGTCTTTGAACGCCGATAGCACCGAACATACCGTAGTTCGTTTGATGCATAGGAGCCCTGAACATCGAACTATTCCTATGCAAGTGGTAGTTAATTTGTTCCAGAAGAGAAGGGCAGTCAAGTCGTCCTTGTAGTAGATCTGCTATCAGTAATGCTCTCGTTGTGCTTCGGCGGACGTAAAGGGGTTCCAGATCAATCAAACGGCAACGGCTTTCATAGCTTGGAAGACGGAAGGGTTTTCCACGGTAATCTGCGCAATGCGAATCTTAGAAAACGACGCTGGACGGATTCATCTTCGGCGCCATTATTATAGTGTGGAGACCAGACGACCGAGCAGTACTCCAGAACGGAACGAGTCAGGCAACAGTACAACGACTTTAGACAGTAAATGTCCGTGAATTCTCTGGCAATCCTGAAGATGAAACTAAACCTTTGATGCTTTGCTGACAACGTAGGAAACATGCTGCTTAAAGGTGAGTTTTGAGTCTAGAATAACACCCAGATCCTTAACTTGATTGACCTGTTCAAGTTCTGGTCATACTTACAAGATATATTGAATTATTGTTTCCCTTTCCGCGAGAAAGAGATTACCGAACATTTAGATGGGTTAACATCCATTCGAGTTAAGACACACCAACTTCAAAGGCATCCAGTTGGCGTTGGAGAGTGATGCCTTCAATGGAACAAATTCGAGATACAGTTTGAGGTCGTCTGCATAGCAGAGCCGTGGTCCTTGATTGTAAGAATGACGTCGTTGAAATAGATCAGAAATATCAGTAGTCCCAGGTGACTACCCTGAGGAATGCCTGAGGTAGCGGCAAAATGATTCGACTGATGATCTCCGATAGCCACGGTAAGGCTGCGACCGGTGAAATACGACTGGAACCATCGCAGAGAGAACCATTGATTCCGAGGCGATTCAATTTGTCAAAGGCTGCTGTTAGGTCGGTATAGATAACGTCCGTTTGACTGCGATCCACCATGCTGCTATTGATGTAGGAGGTAAGGCACAAAGATTTGTAGCCGTGAAACGTCCAGGCATAAACCATGTTGGTCGTCACTAATGTATGATTTACAATGGGCGAGTAGAGGTTCCAGATGACTAGCTCGAACAACTTGGCAACAGCAGACAATGAGATGATACGGTAATTTGCATCTGTTACCTTTCTTATGAGCAGGAAATGTGCGCTATCTTCCAACAAGACGGAAAAATTCTGACGTAATCGAAAGTTGGAAAAAATGTAATCGATGTGCGTTTTCAGAAATACGGaggaattccatctggtccgGGGTTGTAGGATGCTTTTGTTTCAATGCAGCTTCGCGAACTATTTCAACATTGATATCAACCATACTCATAGCTTGGCGAGATAGGAACGAGCTCATAGCATTTCGTATTTGATCTTCTGATAATCTTCATTGCTGAAAACACTGGCGAATTTTCTGCAAACAGTCTACTGATGTCCTGAGAATTAGACGCCAAAATTCCGTTAAGCGTTGCACTTTTACGTACCTCCAGAACTAGGATGTGTTTTCAGCCTCTGCAGTCCACGCTGATACTGAGAAGCAACTTTGGCAGTCCGTTTGTATTCGTGATTGATTGCATGCAGTGCCGTTTCAATGACAGCAATACGGTACTTTGAGAACTTCTATCGCTTCTTTTATACGACTTCAGTCGTCGCAGACCACCGTTGCCAAGGTGCGTGGGGGTTATGTCTTACTATTTGGGAAATGTTCGTCAACGATATATGACAGTACATGAGAGAACGTTCAGCTGCTCGGTCGACGTCGTCATTGTCGAATATTACCCCAGTTCAAACTAGATATGAGATTTGAAATACTGCGATGATCAGCATTTCCGAAGACATAGAAGCATACAGCGGAGGAGGATAGTAGTTTCTAACTTTCGGTGTGGAGAAACCAGCAGAGGAGGATGGTGGTTAACTAGTTTAACCAGTGGTGATGGAGCCTCGCATATGAACGGCGCGACATCTTGAACGCTGACAAACCATAGGTCTAAGTTATTCACTACTCGGTTAGTTACGTGATTTATTTGCGAGAGCGTGGTAGAGCTGTAATTCTCTTTTCCAGAATAGTGGAAACAGATTGACAATGAGTTTCAATAACGCTAAGTTCGCGAATTTTGTCCTGTGGAATATATAGCGCGCAGAGGAACAATGTATGATCTCCGAATTCGATTAAGCCACAACTGTTCCAAGCAGTTCCATTCCTGATTCTCGATTTAGTTGAGTGAAGTTTTTATTAACAGCAACCAATACGCCGCCGCCTGTTGCTTTTTGACTATTATCCGCAGACCGGTCACATCGGAAAACCTCATAATCGTTGCCAAATATCTGCTGAAGAGCGTGAGTCCAACCATGTCAGTGAGAATGATGTTGTCGTAAGAAAGGTCAGAAATTGctaacataaagttttgaagatagttttatgatttagtctagcggcgcagccaaattttgataatataaagtattgTTTAagattaaatttgtttcgaaattccgcggaataccGTTAATCTTGAGAAACTGGTTTTATGAgcgaaattttgtaatttcaagaaacgaaacgaaatgaataaattagatttcgccatgctcaaattccgcgaaattcgcggaatttcgtttcgaaccacctgaaacgaaattttcgaaataccgcatatgcttcacaaatgcgatttctctttAAGACTGGCAAAAGATGTTGAAAAacctattattaaaaattccttaaaagatttacaaataaatggtgattgtaagcaaacATCTCCTAGTTCAAACGGAAAACAAATTAATCACAGATCGGACAATACTGATTTAAAGctgtgatttgttgagtattttcaaagcttaatttacactctttttcattgaaaataatgttaaaatgcatttaataaaataatcaaaactaAGTATATTCAACTACACTTTGTTCTGGTTAATTAAATAAGgtattgagaaattcaaattgcgcgtgataagagaaataaaatttatttatacttttaacaagaaaagaattttaacagatcaattagttacatacaatacaatCATATGCGACggaatacaacaaacgccttaatatatgcaatatcgggatcaagtgtgtccaaactgtgggggatcaagtgtgtccatgttgagtatttatcttgttttgttttttattcaatggaaaataagcaatagttatttgaatataatttcataataataaaactttgtccagtaaaatttggtacgttttggttggacatattcaaagttattaaacttttctcctttaagaaaaaggattgagaatgcaataataaaaaacctctctaaaaccaATATACATGAAGTAACTAATATCAAttgttactcagattcaataatctGTCTAATGGATTCGTTTGcacatatcactggtataaaatgtgattagttttcgagaaaacaagggggatcatgtgtcctcggggatcatgtgtccagTTTCCCTACTTTTATTCTACCGTGTATGTGGTTCTCCAGTTATCCCAGTAGCTAGTGATCACTTCACACCGTATTTGAATTTCTTATCTGCTCTCCATGGTAAAGTTTCTAATTATCTTTGAATTGAAttagaaaaacaaataaaagcAGCTATGTACTTGGAAACACCATTACTGCAATACGACGTACGGttatgaaacgaaaaatatcaaaattacgGCTGTGGCAAGAAGTATTATAAAACAACACCCTCTCAAAACTAACGAACATTTGCATTCACCGACAGCGTCCTATTTCTTCTATCAGGAAGCAACGTTTCATAAACTGCACCAACCCACTTGAAAACCGCCAAGCCTACCACTTCATCACATCCGCGGCCGCACTATTTTTAAATACCGTTGTTTATTGTTGTTCTCAGTCTCGCTCGAAAATTAATTTCGAAGTGTTGCTAATTTATGCAGCTCATTGCTTCGCAGCTCTTATGCCCACTATTTGTTTCTTCGACAAGATGGTGTCGAAAGCGGCTGCAAGCGAGATGGCGATGACCGTACAGCTTTACTGTGCAACTTTGCGCTCACGACAACAGGCAATGGCGGGAAAAATTATTGTCgtaaattttaattcaatttgcaCAAGAGCGCTCCCGCCACGTGGAACACAGCCAATATAAACACCAACTACAACCCGAAAGGAGGAAGTGGGGCAACACTATCGCTGTCTGGTTGACTATCCAGCATCGGGTCTCATGCTGGAAATAATAGCTGAAGCCCATCTAACAGCAGCTGCTGGCTGTTTGCAATTGTTGGTATCTGCCGAAGCATAATGTCTGAAAATTATAAGAAGAACCACTATGAGTACGCGGTCTTCACAATAATTTCAAGTAACTGAGGAATGAAACAAATTACTATGTAGAGTTAAATAGTTATACATTATAGTTATATATtatcacgggaaattcttctgaatttctaaGTTGAATCTTTGGAGTTCCAAGGGAacctttttgaaattttccgggagaattcTGCTTATTTGTGGCATTAGTATGGAATAGTGTTCCCATTTAAGAcactacacagcaaataattttgaaaattcaacgacgtgtaaaattgcagctggtcacaacaaacgaataaacattcgatattcaataaaatttgattgaattttacaagagttagtttaaattcattttgatttaaaagaacagtaatatcaattgaattttacgtttatttgcatgctccaaatatgtgcatgaaaatacatttaaaatcacaacatatttttatctgtgtatatACAAATATGCGAATTcagaaaattgtatactgtaTTTTATCAAATGTAAATTAACAATCAACAAGTTAAGCTGATTGTCAACCAAATGCGGGGATTAAATTGattgaacaaaaaataatttaatgatcttttttttaaatttaaactcaCCCCTCACCTCTGTTACGCGTGATTTTCTGGAATGATAGATCTTTTGCTATAGATTGGAATGGCActgacttacttacttgatggacTACAGCTCTTCGAAGAAGAGCTCCTTtttcactggactcgatcctgggccaatcgcttccagtcgccctgaacattgagcgccctcaggtcctcttcaactgcaaaaagccatcgtgtacgcggccttccacgaagcctgcggcctcttccgggttctctactaaatattatcttcgcttgacgttcttccgttatacgaacaacgtgaccagcccaccgtagtctgccgtgttgtataagcttaataatatgcagcccttcatacagctggtacaattcgtggttcatgcgacgccgccagataccgttctcctgtttaccgcagAGTATTGTCCACAGtatcttacgctcaaacactccgaaagctctccgatcagcctcctttaacgtccatgtatcatggccgtataaagccaccggaagaatcagagtagtatacagcgcgagttttgtttaagctgattacgaagtccgtattaagccctatttgcagctgcaatacatCTTTTCACCTCGCAGGTAACATcgttatcgcacgtcactaatgttccaagatacacaaattcttctaccacttcaaatttttcaccatccagcaccatttcaccaCCACCATTAATGaatccacgttgattgccagcgaccatgtacttcgttttactggtattgatcgagattccaatcctcgctgtctccctcttgaaaggcacaaaagccacGGCATGGcaatcaatcccgataatatcgatatcgtccccAAATCCCTGGAGcctatgcgatcttgtgataatggtaccgcttctctcgctccctcgagcgctacattgaacagtagattcgagagtgcatcaccctgctgtTGAAAACCACCATTCTTCCACCACTGCTAATTGTAGTGCAGATTCCGGACGCTTCCCTGCAGCTGTCATCTCGACGGAACGTCAACGAGAAGGAAGGGAATAATGAAGGATAAACAATCCGAATTCGTTAACGAGCAGTGTCTGTGTCGGCCAAATTAGTAGTACTCCGTTTATGTACCTCAAGGCAGTTAATTCTGTTGAATCCAGTCGACACCCGTCAATCTCAAGTTCCCCAGATCCTATAATTCTCCGTTAAACCCGAAATCTGCCCACTGAAGTTCCGTTACAAGCCGTTTGAGGCAAGAATACTCTCAGGCTCCATTCTGGGTTAAATTCCGACACGTGAGTTAGATAATTTGTTAATCTTAATTGAAAATCCCTATTAAAACTATCTAAAACTTATTCTACTATAAAACCTAAATAGATGCTAGCTAAAACTTATTTCTAAAATTGATTTCCTAAATTTGTTCCTAGAATTAATAATAAAACACACCCATTTGTAAGGttaaaacaagacaaataagaacgTTTTGAGTTAAGGTTTCGTCAATTGGGTAGTGAAACATTGAATGTAAGTACTAGATGTATATGCATATTATCACTGAAgtaattattaataataaattacaGCTTTAAGCTGCTTCTGTTTAACTGCTAAACAGAAGATTCAATTGAgtgcccaacaaacattggaggcTGAAAAAGGGCTCAATTCGTTGAAAATTGGCTTCTTCAGCCaaaaaaactagcttgttcagcgtaaattgtttgttgggtgaATCTTATACTGCGTAGTAAGCAGTGAAAAGTTCCGTGAAGAAAGCAGTATCATGGAGTCTGCTCGAACTTGCGGGAAATGCCACATCAGTGGCTTGGTGCGCGAGATGGTAGGATGTGACATGTGTGATGTCTGGCTTCACAACGATTATGCTGGTATTGCAGCGGATAATGCGGATCCCAACAAAAACTGGCGCTGCGAGCAGTGCTTACACGATGAAGCGACGGAAGTAGCAACCAACGGTACCCAGAAAACATCGAGGACATCAAGCAGCATACGGGCGCAACGAGCAGAACTAGCCCTAAAGATGCTCGAAGAAGAACCAGCGCTGATGTTAAGAAACCGCGAAAAAGAGGACGAACTtcgccgaaaagaggaagaagcccAAATGAAGAGGGCAGAGGAGGACGCTAAGCTCTTGAGGCAGAAGCATGAGTTGTTAGTCTCTGGAGGATGGAAATGGGAGTACTAGAAGCGGCAGTAACGCAGGCCGAAAAAAGGTGCAGTCGTGGCTCGGAGCAAATCATGGTGGTGTAGTACCGTTAGCTGAGCAGCCACACCCATCTGGAGGCAGAGTTCAATCGACCATGGATCCAACGGTAACAACAGCAAGTCTTCCGACGTCGGAATTGCAGTCTGGTGTCGATGTTCTTCACAATAGCATTGCGGCgagcattattattattatctttattaaagaggttttcggccctgggccggttcacctcgtagAATTTGCGGCGAGCATCTCCAAAGTTCCTAAATCGACATCCACGCCACACAAAACCATAAGAACACCTTTAGTTACCCCCCATTCATCAGTCTCTCTGACAAATGCGACACAGTATTCGGTCAAAGATTCCTCGTATGTGAAGTGGGGCGGGTATTACCCTGGGGAAAATATCCTTCAATCGTCCGCCATTCCGACGATTTTCGAAGCTCCTTTGAGTTCCATTAATATTGCTAAAAATGTTCCCTCGGTGCGAAACACTACACAAACGGTTCCGTTTTCTGTTGAGAGTCATACTAGTCAGTTTACACCACCTCATCCTACCAGTATTCAATGTACATCTACATCTGGGTGTGGAAGTTGGGCAGAGGAggacaaataaaattaaactttgGTTTTGCATACCTGCTTTCGAAGTAGTCACTGATCCTGGTAATCAGGGCTACTTCGTCCGTCACATCTGCTTGCTTTGCAGCAACCTGCTGAGACGAGCGCTGTGATTtgttttttacgaaaaatggcCAGCTTTTGGCTTTTACGGCCCCCGCAATCTTCAACAGCAGCGCTCTCTCTCCGCTCATCAATTTGAAATCCTTTGGTTTCTCTATATATTTTCCTAGGTACTTTCGTAGCAGTGGGTCCCCCACCGGGAGGTTGGCGAGTTCCGACAACCCACGAACATCGGACTCGATTCCTGTTATTTCTCTTTCGGTGAGGTCTTCCAAGGCCGGGTTTACGAAGCCAGCCCTCTCTATAATGCATTTAAGGTGGGATGGTATGGTGCACTTCAGAAAGTTTTCCATGTTTTTCCAGAAAATAACCTGCCGGTTCAATATATTGctgtttcatatttttaatttagGAAATAATCCACAATCATTACCTCCGGCACTTCCATGCTCTTGTGAGAGAGAATTTCCTGGGCAGCCTGTGATTGCGTGAAGCTCGGATCCAACCAATTGATCCACCGTAAGGCCAAAGCCGTGAGCGAATAGTGTTGAGAACACAAAAAAACCGGAACACAAACACTTCCAGAGACTTGGATCTTCCGTAGTCAACCGTAATGACTAACCGAAACCCAATAGCATCTGCAAGCAGTAAAAAACACACCGAATCGGAACACGGACACTGTTAGAATATAAAATATTCCGTAGTCAGCTAAATGACCAGCCGGAACGCGAAAGCTGCGCGCGAGCAGCAAAGAACGTACCGGAACACTAAAACTTATATACGATCGAAACTACGTGATCAACGGAACCCAAAACTGCGAGCACGCAGCAGGGAACACACTAACAGGGCCGGTCAACGCAAGTAAATGTTTTACTGGAAGCGAAACTGTTGCAAAATGATTCTTATCGAATGTTTGACAACGATATATGTCATATCATTTTGCATAATTCTTGTTGTCAAGGTTTTCGAGCAGTTCTGTGTTGGCAACGCGTTTATCGCATTATTATCGCGCTTTCATCGCGATCTATCGCGTAAATCGCAGGTGAAAATTCTcatagcaaaaaaaatcattctaatCGCGAAAATCTTTATGCCAAACAAGCTTCATCTACGACTTATCGTGGAAGTGGCGCACCCCTCGCGTGACTGCATGTCTTCAATGCCTTGTGCACGAAAACTATCGGTTTAGAGTGATGGTTAGTACTTGGTGGGCGAATTTTGCTGAATGACTGATGTAGGTGTTGTGCAAAATCCGACTTGTTTACGATTTGCGATGACGGTGGATCAaagaattcccctggaagtcgCAATGGTTGACCGTACACTATGTCTGCTGCAGAACATTTTAAATCTTCGCGATAAGCACTTCTGAGACCCAGTAGTACTAATGGTAATTCCTCGCTCCACCGTTTTACATTTTTGCACATTAACGCTGCTTTCAGTGTTCGGTGGAAACGTTCAACCAATCCGTTGGCTTGTGGATGGTAAGCCGTAGTGTGAATGTGATGAGTTCCTAATATGTATGCCAACTCGCGCAATAAATCAGACTCGAATTGACGGCCTTGGTCAGAGGTTATAGTCTCCGGAGTTCCAAATCGAGATATCCATCCAACGGTTAGAGCCTTTGCAACAGTACTAGCTGTGATATCCGGCAGCGGAATGGCCTCAGGCCATCGGGTGAATCGATCGATTATTGTTAATACGTAGCGATGTTCGTTTGATGCTGGTAGTGGTCCTATCTATGTGTAGATGTCGGAACCTAGATTTTGGAACATCAAATGGTACAAATGGAGCTACGGAGCGACGGCTCACCTTTGAGAGCTGACAATCGATGCACGTCCTAACAAATTGATTGATGCTTTTATTCAGTGCAGGCCACACGAACCTTTCCGAGGTAAGCTTCCTTGTAGCTCGTATACCGACATGGGCCAGACCGTTAAAATGCTTCAAAATAGTCTATCGGTGTTTCACTGGAACGAAAGAATGGATCCGGTCATTCAATGACATGTAGCAAAACACTGGATGTGCTGTATGAGGATTGGCTCAATTTTTAGAGAA
Encoded proteins:
- the LOC134206205 gene encoding uncharacterized protein LOC134206205, whose translation is MEVPEVIFWKNMENFLKCTIPSHLKCIIERAGFVNPALEDLTEREITGIESDVRGLSELANLPVGDPLLRKYLGKYIEKPKDFKLMSGERALLLKIAGAVKAKSWPFFVKNKSQRSSQQVAAKQADVTDEVALITRISDYFESRYAKPKFNFICPPLPNFHTQM